CATTTTCAGTACTGAGGTATAGAGTACTGTTTTGACCAAAACTAGGGTCTAACGCAATTCTAGAAATTGTTTCGATTGGGTCACTGGTAAGGATTGCGTCATTAATAGGTAAGTCATTTTGTGGAGGTATCCAGAAGAAACTAGGTTCTCCATTTACTTTCTGCTCAACTTCTGGATCAAGGTTTAAATCCCGCCATATATTTGATTCACTTTCAGGGTCAAATACGCAAACACCTGTTTCAATATTTTCTCTTGTACGCAAAGTGAACACAGCCATACCTTCATTATTAGCGTAGACCCATCCTTTTTCGTGCAGCCCATCGAGGAGATCACTTGGTAAGCAGCATTCTTCAATTAAGTACGATCGTAGAGGTTGCCAATTCTCTTCGATTGGATCAACATTTACTGATTCATCATCAGTTTGATCATCATCATCCTGGTAAGGCTCAGTTGGAACAGTTTGATCACTTAGATAAGTTGGGTCATGTTGAACAGTTTGATGTTGAACAGTTTGATTAGTTGGGTCAGTTGAGTCAGTTTGATGTTGAACAGTTGGAACAGTTGAGTTAGTTTGATGGTTAAAACTTGAGGCATTTTCGGGTGCGGTAGCATCATTTGATTGCAACTCATTAGGTGCGGTAGCGCCCATGTTTTCCTGTGCAATACTTTCCTTAAACAAAGCTCTCGCTTCATCTGATAGCAACTCATTGAATATGGGATTTTCGCTATTTTCTATGAAAATATTCCTAATTCGTTGCTCTTCTGCACGTTTATACTCTATTAATTGAGCATGATGAAGTGCTTCTTCCGCTGCTCGTTTTGCTCGAACAAGAGAGACTTGTTCACGGTGCTGTTGTAATATCCATTCTTGATCAAAATCATCTGGAACAGCAAAAATATCGGCGTAATTTAATTTCTCATCATCATCATTAGTAGCTTCATCACTATTAGCAGCTTCATCATTACCACTTTCAAGCTCTAGTTCTAATTCTGGTAGTGATGGTAGTTGCCCAGGTAATTCTAATTTCTTAGTGTGGGTTGGAGCGATCGCACCAATAGTCTCGTTATTATCATCGTCATCGTCATCGCCATCAGTTGAACCAGTTGCAGTTGAGTTTTCTAAATTCTGACTGGTTATAACTGGTGGACGAGTAGAAGCTGTTTCTATAGCATCATCAAGTACCAATTGTTTAACTTGTGATCGTAATTTAATCACCTCTGACTCTAATTCATCAACCCGTTGCTCTAACTTCTGCCTCTCTTTTTCACTAGCTCTTGCTGTGCGCTCCATTTCCTCTTTCTGTTTTATAGCCTTAGAATAATCGCTTAACTGATGATTGATTATGTCAAGGCTAGGCTGTAAATTCTCAATTACTCGTTCCTTGTACTCGGCTGCACCCTCATTCTTTAATGGTTGGGGTAACTGCTCCTCTAGATCTAGGTTTAAGGAGTTTCGATTAACATCGCTGTAATACTGTTTAACTTCCGTATAAGTAGCTTGACTACCTTTAATGCCTCGTTCTAGTCCTAAAGGTTTTACTGCTTCTGCATAACTGTCTTGCAGTTTTGATAATGTATGCCTACTGCCACCAAACAATGCTCGACAGTTCAACTTTCCTTGATCATCCAACGGCACTAGATAAGCATGGATGTGAGGGGTAGATTCATCCAAGTGTAGTTCTGCACTAACTACTCTGTCTTGATACTGTTCCTTG
This genomic interval from Crinalium epipsammum PCC 9333 contains the following:
- the mobV gene encoding MobV family relaxase — encoded protein: MAYGICRIQKIKSWGDLAGSVYHTTRERETLNADPAVDNIRVIGQPNDPDLATMVLDKIGDQTIRKNAVLAVEMLLSASPEYFRPDEPSSAGVYEQEQLEAWTKKSVDWLKEQYQDRVVSAELHLDESTPHIHAYLVPLDDQGKLNCRALFGGSRHTLSKLQDSYAEAVKPLGLERGIKGSQATYTEVKQYYSDVNRNSLNLDLEEQLPQPLKNEGAAEYKERVIENLQPSLDIINHQLSDYSKAIKQKEEMERTARASEKERQKLEQRVDELESEVIKLRSQVKQLVLDDAIETASTRPPVITSQNLENSTATGSTDGDDDDDDNNETIGAIAPTHTKKLELPGQLPSLPELELELESGNDEAANSDEATNDDDEKLNYADIFAVPDDFDQEWILQQHREQVSLVRAKRAAEEALHHAQLIEYKRAEEQRIRNIFIENSENPIFNELLSDEARALFKESIAQENMGATAPNELQSNDATAPENASSFNHQTNSTVPTVQHQTDSTDPTNQTVQHQTVQHDPTYLSDQTVPTEPYQDDDDQTDDESVNVDPIEENWQPLRSYLIEECCLPSDLLDGLHEKGWVYANNEGMAVFTLRTRENIETGVCVFDPESESNIWRDLNLDPEVEQKVNGEPSFFWIPPQNDLPINDAILTSDPIETISRIALDPSFGQNSTLYLSTENVDFLPIEVLQKLEENVVVSLKGDEDGKELANEIMKALPKSHKIELNEAGWNGILQEQERKRQAEQMQLIAQYQSQQESQMEL